The following nucleotide sequence is from Sphingomonas swuensis.
CATGCGCGCAACGTACTCCTCGAAGAGCACGTTCATCTCAAATAACAGGGCTACACCCTCGCCGCCTCCAGCTGACGTAGATTGAAATCGACTTCCCAACAGCAGCCGGGCCAGATTGAGCAGTGCTCGCCAACGATCGTTGGTGCGGTCGAGGACGACTTGATCCCAACGTAGTGCCGACACCTGAACATCGGCGATCTGCTCGTACACGAAGGCTAGCTCGCGAAGGCGACGCTGATTGTTGGGTGTGCGTGTGATGCGGGACAATTGCATCACGGCTGCCTTCATGATCTGATTGAGCGCCGTATCGGGGGTTAGCGCGTCGAAATTGCAGGCAAGACGCGACGGGTCAGCAGCGTGTGCGGTAAATTGCCGCAACACGTTGAGCCGACCGCGCAAGGCAGGCAGGTCATCTGCCCGACCAACGTAACGTCGGGGCATTCCTTGCCGCACCGCATCGACCAGTTTCATCGAAAACAGCTGGATGAGGATTTCGAGAAGCGTGTCGCGCTGCCAATCGAGCGTGGTGATTTGCCCGGCATCGATCTTCAGATCGAGGGCGACGGCGAGCATGTGCACCAACCGCCTGCGAATGCTTCCGGTGGCTTGCGTCCCTTCCTCGCCGGGCACCTCGATCTTCGGCAGGATCTCCAAAGAGGATGAGCCTGCGGCAATGACACCCACAACGCCGCGCGCTCGCAACGCCGTTCGCCCATGCTCAAGGACTCCGCCCCCACCCCGGCCGGCCAGTGGCGAGGATGCTGCGACCGCCGCAATCCGATCGGCCGCAACGGCGGGTATCTCGTCCGGAGCCTCGCCGTAGCGAATTGCCTCCCATTCCAGGATCGTCCGGCGGATCACCCCGCCGTGAAGCCATCGTAGGAGAAGGTGTCTTTGACCTGCCAACGAAACCGCGGCGCTGCGGCTTCGTCACCGCCCAGTCCCTTCGGCGCTTTCAGCCGGTTGCGATCGAGGAAGCTACCCTCCATGTCACCTTCGCCATCGTCGCCGTCACCAAGCACCGCTGCGACCTTGGCCCAGTCCTCGAAGAAATATTCGGCGAGAAGCGGGATGATCTTGTGCCGCATCACCTCATCTACGTGGGTGCGGGTGGTGCAGCGGATGAAATAGGCGTGGCCGACCTGATGTTCGCGGTCGAAAAGATACTCGATGCGCTCGTTGATGGTGGCGAGCAGGCGGGGAAGGTCGATGCCGTCGACCTGTTCCAGCAACCGAGGATCGGGCATCAGTTCGCGAAACTCGAAGCGCCGACGGAGCGCCGTATCTAGCAGGGCGATCGATCGGTCCGCGGTGTTCATCGTGCCGATGATGTGCAGATTGGCCGGCATGCCGAAACGGGCATTGCTGTACGGCAAGGTCAGCCGCATGCCCTCTTCCATTCCCAGCCTCTTGTCCGGCTCGATCAGGGTGATGAGCTCGCCGAACACCTTGGAAATGTTGGCGCGATTGATCTCGTCGATGACGAGGACATGCTCTTCCGCGCTGAGCTCCGCCGCCTCGGCCATCTGCCGAAGGATCCCCGGCTGCGACTTGAGCGTGAAACCGACCCCGTCGGCGAGAGGATGCGGACGCAGCCCCTCGACGAAATCCTCGTAGGCGTAATTCTGGTGAAAGGTGACGAAGCCGATCTGGCCCTGCCCTTTCAGCTCTTCGTAAGCCTGGCGCAGTTCCTGCCGCCGAGCGGGATCGTTGAGGAGAAGATCGTCGGCGGAAAGACCACGACACAGGCGCACGGCTTCGGCCATCGTTCGGTAGGTTTTGCCTGTTCCCGGTGGACCGTAGAGGATGAGATTCAACGGCGAGCGCTTCACGGGGTCGACGGGTGTTTCTTCCTCCGTCGTCAGCCTGCCCCACTTCTGCAGGAACCACTCATAGTCCTGAGCCTTTCCCTTGAAGGTAAAGCGGATCAGCCGCTCCGCCAGTTCATTGGTTGGGTAGACCTCCCAGATCGTCGGCTGATACGTGTAATGATACCATTCGCGCAGAGGGGCGAGCGGCTCCCACTCGACAGAAACGCGTTCGCCATCGCCGCCATTCGCCGTGATGGTTCCGACCGCCTTGATCGCCATGACCGAAGCTGGCCGACCCCGATTATCGAACGGCAGTCCGTTCTTCCGGACATAGGTCGATTTTATCGCGATCCGATCGCCGGGCTGCATCCGCAACACCTGTTCGCGATGTCGATCGCTGGGATTGTCGATCTCCCATATGCCTTCGGCAATGAAGCGCTCGAGCTGGTCGGTAACCC
It contains:
- a CDS encoding McrC family protein, encoding MIRRTILEWEAIRYGEAPDEIPAVAADRIAAVAASSPLAGRGGGGVLEHGRTALRARGVVGVIAAGSSSLEILPKIEVPGEEGTQATGSIRRRLVHMLAVALDLKIDAGQITTLDWQRDTLLEILIQLFSMKLVDAVRQGMPRRYVGRADDLPALRGRLNVLRQFTAHAADPSRLACNFDALTPDTALNQIMKAAVMQLSRITRTPNNQRRLRELAFVYEQIADVQVSALRWDQVVLDRTNDRWRALLNLARLLLGSRFQSTSAGGGEGVALLFEMNVLFEEYVARMLERALADSDLHVVSQGGRLYCLEDTEQRQVFQTRPDILIKRGAQIVQVIDTKWKRISSRIDDPKRGVTQADIYQMMAYGQLYGCNQLTLLYPHHPSAGYDEGVINRYTVNASQNRIELFSLDVARSDGIVGRLASACRTRHHEDDFAE